The following are encoded together in the Ooceraea biroi isolate clonal line C1 chromosome 2, Obir_v5.4, whole genome shotgun sequence genome:
- the LOC105280141 gene encoding glutamate receptor ionotropic, kainate 2 isoform X2, which produces MLFLYVTVAFMPNILGFPKKIPIGGLFDSDEMIQKAFEMSVEAVNRNITTFEQAMNVSLISKSEKVNKDTFHVANIACELLSSKVAGIFGPQDKSTASHIQSMCDTLDIPHIAARWDPKPKRGNTINLYPHPDKLSMVFYDLVKEYKWKEYAILYDNTDSLIRINRLLKLANANTASAMVFHLGSGPNFRQAMKEVKMSGYRNIIIDCTYDILGTVLEQAQQVGIMSERHRVIITSLDLQTLDLEPYKYSGVNITGIRLIDPESSVVRHTLESQPVKWNLTDGSHLRVEAALAYDAVQLFASGYTRLRDSIKGNLKKLFCNRRETWGHGFSLSNYMRNERIHGLTGMIKFDTAGFRSEFQLDIVTLSNKGLEKIGKWETNLGIHWKSGYIISEEDEEKTLRDTHFVVLISLTDPYGMLKESASILTGNDRYEGFAVDIIHEMSKILGFNYTLEVQIDNAYGSLNPMTGKWDGMIARLLSGEADLAITDLTITSERESAVDFTSPFMNLGISVLYRKPTSAPPSLLSFLGPFSKEVWLHLIAAYVVVVAVLYIIGRLCPREWKNPYPCIKEPEVFETPFTLEDTPFLVIGAILKAPTGLAPAGISTRALAVAWWFFALIITSTYLANLAAALATKSVVWPFEVAEQLAYQHKIKYGAKKKGSSLNFFKDSSHEPYMIMYKYMMDNADEVLLETNEDGVRKVQQENYAFIMESSTIEYNKQRKCNITQVGGLLDAKGYGIAMRKGVPYRTDLSGAVLKMQESGMMNELQLKWWKQKRGGNVCEEKPPVTVEPLNFEDVGGVFLIMISGVMSSWIFAGLSFLWNIRNNAIKHNVSYKEEFLEELKFLAKCTRKKIVKRCSIETLKSDNTDF; this is translated from the exons ATGCTATTTTTGTACGTCACTGTTGCATTTATGCCCAACATCTTGGGATTTCCAAAGAAAATTCCTATCG GGGGTTTATTCGATAGCGACGAGATGATTCAAAAAGCGTTCGAGATGTCAGTCGAAGCGGTGAACAGAAACATTACTACCTTCGAACAAGCCATGAACGTATCATTAATATCCAAATCCGAGAAAGTCAACAAGGATACATTCCATGTAGCAAACATAG CGTGCGAGTTGTTAAGTAGCAAAGTGGCTGGAATATTCGGTCCTCAGGATAAATCGACGGCAAGTCATATTCAAAGTATGTGCGATACTTTGGACATACCTCATATTGCTGCCAGATGGGATCCCAAACCGAAACGTGGTAATACGATAAACCTGTATCCACATCCGGACAAACTCTCTATG gtTTTTTATGATCTAGTAAAGGAGTATAAGTGGAAGGAGTACGCAATACTTTACGACAACACTGATAGCCTGATTCGCATTAATCGGCTACTAAAATTGGCAAACGCAAATACCGCGTCCGCGATGGTGTTTCACTTGGGTAGCGGACCAAATTTTAG GCAAGCCATGAAAGAAGTCAAAATGTCTGGCTACAGAAATATCATAATCGACTGCACGTACGATATTCTTGGCACTGTTCTCGAGCAGGCACAACAAGTTGGAATAATGTCAGAAAGGCATAGAGTAATTATTACTTCTTTG GATCTTCAAACTCTGGATTTAGAACCGTACAAATATTCAGGAGTGAATATAACTGGCATACGTTTAATCGATCCGGAAAGCTCCGTTGTACGACATACACTTGAATCTCAGCCTGTTAAATGGAACTTGACGGACGGTTCCCACTTAAGGGTGGAAGCGGCACTCGCTTACGATGCAGTGCAACTTTTCGCGAGTGGTTACACGCGACTACGCGACAGCATCAAGGGAAACCTCAAGAAGCTATTTTGCAACCGCAGGGAAACTTGGGGGCACGGCTTCAGCTTGAGTAATTACATGCGAAAT gagCGAATACATGGATTAACAGGCATGATAAAGTTTGATACCGCAGGATTCCGGAGCGAATTCCAACTGGATATCGTAACTCTAAGTAATAAAGGGTTGGAAAAGATCGGAAAATGGGAGACGAACCTTGGTATACATTGGAAATCGggatatataatttctgaagaagatgaagaaaaaacATTACGTGACACACATTTTGTTGTCCTGATATCGTTA ACAGATCCGTACGGAATGCTTAAGGAATCAGCTTCTATATTGACTGGAAACGATCGATACGAGGGTTTTGCGGTCGATATAATTCACGAAATGAGCAAGATCCTAGGATTTAATTACACCCTTGAAGTTCAGATTGACAACGCGTATGGATCGTTAAACCCAATGACGGGCAAGTGGGACGGCATGATAGCAAGACTACTATCAGGC GAAGCAGATTTAGCGATCACGGATTTGACGATCAcgtcagagagagaaagcgcggTGGATTTTACAAGTCCGTTCATGAATTTAG gTATAAGCGTTCTCTACAGAAAACCAACGAGCGCTCCTCCAAGCTTGCTGTCCTTCCTGGGGCCGTTCTCGAAGGAAGTTTGGCTGCACCTGATCGCGGcgtacgtcgtcgtcgtggcggTGTTATACATTATCGGCAGACTCTGTCCCAGAGAATGGAAAAATCCGTATCCGTGCATCAAAGAGCCGGAAGTATTTGAAACACCCTTCACTTTGGAAGACACCCCGTTCCTCGTGATTGGAGCTATACTGAAGGCGCCTACCGGATTAGCACCTGC AGGAATTTCAACAAGAGCCTTGGCTGTTGCATGGTGGTTCTTCGCTCTTATCATAACTTCGACTTATCTGGCTAATCTGGCAGCCGCATTAGCTACAAAATCCGTGGTATGGCCCTTCGAGGTGGCGGAGCAGCTAGCTTatcaacataaaattaaatacggCGCAAAGAAGAAAGGGTCAAGCCTCAACTTCTTCAAA gaTTCCTCGCATGAACCGTACATGATTATGTATAAGTACATGATGGATAATGCTGACGAAGTGCTTCTGGAAACGAACGAGGACGGTGTGAGAAAGGTACAGCAAGAAAATTACGCATTTATCATGGAGTCCTCGACAATCGAGTATAACAAGCAGAGAAAATGTAACATAACGCAGGTCGGTGGTCTTTTGGACGCCAAGGGCTATGGAATAGCCATGAGGAAAG GAGTGCCTTACCGCACGGATCTGAGCGGCGCCGTATTAAAGATGCAAGAAAGCGGCATGATGAACGAGCTGCAGCTTAAATGGTGGAAACAGAAGCGAGGTGGCAACGTGTGCGAA GAAAAACCGCCAGTCACGGTCGAACCATTAAACTTTGAAGATGTCGGTGGAGTGTTTCTAATTATGATAAGTGGCGTTATGTCGTCCTGGATTTTCGCAGGATTGTCGTTCCTGTGGAACATTCGAAACAACGCGATCAAACAtaac GTGTCTTATAAAGAAGAATTTCTAGAGGAGTTAAAATTCTTAGCCAAATGCACTAGGAAGAAGATCGTCAAGAGATGTTCCATCGAGACACTTAAAAGCGATAACACTGATTTCTAA
- the LOC105280141 gene encoding glutamate receptor ionotropic, kainate 2 isoform X3, producing MIQKAFEMSVEAVNRNITTFEQAMNVSLISKSEKVNKDTFHVANIACELLSSKVAGIFGPQDKSTASHIQSMCDTLDIPHIAARWDPKPKRGNTINLYPHPDKLSMVFYDLVKEYKWKEYAILYDNTDSLIRINRLLKLANANTASAMVFHLGSGPNFRQAMKEVKMSGYRNIIIDCTYDILGTVLEQAQQVGIMSERHRVIITSLDLQTLDLEPYKYSGVNITGIRLIDPESSVVRHTLESQPVKWNLTDGSHLRVEAALAYDAVQLFASGYTRLRDSIKGNLKKLFCNRRETWGHGFSLSNYMRNERIHGLTGMIKFDTAGFRSEFQLDIVTLSNKGLEKIGKWETNLGIHWKSGYIISEEDEEKTLRDTHFVVLISLTDPYGMLKESASILTGNDRYEGFAVDIIHEMSKILGFNYTLEVQIDNAYGSLNPMTGKWDGMIARLLSGEADLAITDLTITSERESAVDFTSPFMNLGISVLYRKPTSAPPSLLSFLGPFSKEVWLHLIAAYVVVVAVLYIIGRLCPREWKNPYPCIKEPEVFETPFTLEDTPFLVIGAILKAPTGLAPAGISTRALAVAWWFFALIITSTYLANLAAALATKSVVWPFEVAEQLAYQHKIKYGAKKKGSSLNFFKDSSHEPYMIMYKYMMDNADEVLLETNEDGVRKVQQENYAFIMESSTIEYNKQRKCNITQVGGLLDAKGYGIAMRKGVPYRTDLSGAVLKMQESGMMNELQLKWWKQKRGGNVCEEKPPVTVEPLNFEDVGGVFLIMISGVMSSWIFAGLSFLWNIRNNAIKHNVSYKEEFLEELKFLAKCTRKKIVKRCSIETLKSDNTDF from the exons ATGATTCAAAAAGCGTTCGAGATGTCAGTCGAAGCGGTGAACAGAAACATTACTACCTTCGAACAAGCCATGAACGTATCATTAATATCCAAATCCGAGAAAGTCAACAAGGATACATTCCATGTAGCAAACATAG CGTGCGAGTTGTTAAGTAGCAAAGTGGCTGGAATATTCGGTCCTCAGGATAAATCGACGGCAAGTCATATTCAAAGTATGTGCGATACTTTGGACATACCTCATATTGCTGCCAGATGGGATCCCAAACCGAAACGTGGTAATACGATAAACCTGTATCCACATCCGGACAAACTCTCTATG gtTTTTTATGATCTAGTAAAGGAGTATAAGTGGAAGGAGTACGCAATACTTTACGACAACACTGATAGCCTGATTCGCATTAATCGGCTACTAAAATTGGCAAACGCAAATACCGCGTCCGCGATGGTGTTTCACTTGGGTAGCGGACCAAATTTTAG GCAAGCCATGAAAGAAGTCAAAATGTCTGGCTACAGAAATATCATAATCGACTGCACGTACGATATTCTTGGCACTGTTCTCGAGCAGGCACAACAAGTTGGAATAATGTCAGAAAGGCATAGAGTAATTATTACTTCTTTG GATCTTCAAACTCTGGATTTAGAACCGTACAAATATTCAGGAGTGAATATAACTGGCATACGTTTAATCGATCCGGAAAGCTCCGTTGTACGACATACACTTGAATCTCAGCCTGTTAAATGGAACTTGACGGACGGTTCCCACTTAAGGGTGGAAGCGGCACTCGCTTACGATGCAGTGCAACTTTTCGCGAGTGGTTACACGCGACTACGCGACAGCATCAAGGGAAACCTCAAGAAGCTATTTTGCAACCGCAGGGAAACTTGGGGGCACGGCTTCAGCTTGAGTAATTACATGCGAAAT gagCGAATACATGGATTAACAGGCATGATAAAGTTTGATACCGCAGGATTCCGGAGCGAATTCCAACTGGATATCGTAACTCTAAGTAATAAAGGGTTGGAAAAGATCGGAAAATGGGAGACGAACCTTGGTATACATTGGAAATCGggatatataatttctgaagaagatgaagaaaaaacATTACGTGACACACATTTTGTTGTCCTGATATCGTTA ACAGATCCGTACGGAATGCTTAAGGAATCAGCTTCTATATTGACTGGAAACGATCGATACGAGGGTTTTGCGGTCGATATAATTCACGAAATGAGCAAGATCCTAGGATTTAATTACACCCTTGAAGTTCAGATTGACAACGCGTATGGATCGTTAAACCCAATGACGGGCAAGTGGGACGGCATGATAGCAAGACTACTATCAGGC GAAGCAGATTTAGCGATCACGGATTTGACGATCAcgtcagagagagaaagcgcggTGGATTTTACAAGTCCGTTCATGAATTTAG gTATAAGCGTTCTCTACAGAAAACCAACGAGCGCTCCTCCAAGCTTGCTGTCCTTCCTGGGGCCGTTCTCGAAGGAAGTTTGGCTGCACCTGATCGCGGcgtacgtcgtcgtcgtggcggTGTTATACATTATCGGCAGACTCTGTCCCAGAGAATGGAAAAATCCGTATCCGTGCATCAAAGAGCCGGAAGTATTTGAAACACCCTTCACTTTGGAAGACACCCCGTTCCTCGTGATTGGAGCTATACTGAAGGCGCCTACCGGATTAGCACCTGC AGGAATTTCAACAAGAGCCTTGGCTGTTGCATGGTGGTTCTTCGCTCTTATCATAACTTCGACTTATCTGGCTAATCTGGCAGCCGCATTAGCTACAAAATCCGTGGTATGGCCCTTCGAGGTGGCGGAGCAGCTAGCTTatcaacataaaattaaatacggCGCAAAGAAGAAAGGGTCAAGCCTCAACTTCTTCAAA gaTTCCTCGCATGAACCGTACATGATTATGTATAAGTACATGATGGATAATGCTGACGAAGTGCTTCTGGAAACGAACGAGGACGGTGTGAGAAAGGTACAGCAAGAAAATTACGCATTTATCATGGAGTCCTCGACAATCGAGTATAACAAGCAGAGAAAATGTAACATAACGCAGGTCGGTGGTCTTTTGGACGCCAAGGGCTATGGAATAGCCATGAGGAAAG GAGTGCCTTACCGCACGGATCTGAGCGGCGCCGTATTAAAGATGCAAGAAAGCGGCATGATGAACGAGCTGCAGCTTAAATGGTGGAAACAGAAGCGAGGTGGCAACGTGTGCGAA GAAAAACCGCCAGTCACGGTCGAACCATTAAACTTTGAAGATGTCGGTGGAGTGTTTCTAATTATGATAAGTGGCGTTATGTCGTCCTGGATTTTCGCAGGATTGTCGTTCCTGTGGAACATTCGAAACAACGCGATCAAACAtaac GTGTCTTATAAAGAAGAATTTCTAGAGGAGTTAAAATTCTTAGCCAAATGCACTAGGAAGAAGATCGTCAAGAGATGTTCCATCGAGACACTTAAAAGCGATAACACTGATTTCTAA
- the LOC105280141 gene encoding glutamate receptor ionotropic, kainate 2 isoform X1: protein MNGQEMLFLYVTVAFMPNILGFPKKIPIGGLFDSDEMIQKAFEMSVEAVNRNITTFEQAMNVSLISKSEKVNKDTFHVANIACELLSSKVAGIFGPQDKSTASHIQSMCDTLDIPHIAARWDPKPKRGNTINLYPHPDKLSMVFYDLVKEYKWKEYAILYDNTDSLIRINRLLKLANANTASAMVFHLGSGPNFRQAMKEVKMSGYRNIIIDCTYDILGTVLEQAQQVGIMSERHRVIITSLDLQTLDLEPYKYSGVNITGIRLIDPESSVVRHTLESQPVKWNLTDGSHLRVEAALAYDAVQLFASGYTRLRDSIKGNLKKLFCNRRETWGHGFSLSNYMRNERIHGLTGMIKFDTAGFRSEFQLDIVTLSNKGLEKIGKWETNLGIHWKSGYIISEEDEEKTLRDTHFVVLISLTDPYGMLKESASILTGNDRYEGFAVDIIHEMSKILGFNYTLEVQIDNAYGSLNPMTGKWDGMIARLLSGEADLAITDLTITSERESAVDFTSPFMNLGISVLYRKPTSAPPSLLSFLGPFSKEVWLHLIAAYVVVVAVLYIIGRLCPREWKNPYPCIKEPEVFETPFTLEDTPFLVIGAILKAPTGLAPAGISTRALAVAWWFFALIITSTYLANLAAALATKSVVWPFEVAEQLAYQHKIKYGAKKKGSSLNFFKDSSHEPYMIMYKYMMDNADEVLLETNEDGVRKVQQENYAFIMESSTIEYNKQRKCNITQVGGLLDAKGYGIAMRKGVPYRTDLSGAVLKMQESGMMNELQLKWWKQKRGGNVCEEKPPVTVEPLNFEDVGGVFLIMISGVMSSWIFAGLSFLWNIRNNAIKHNVSYKEEFLEELKFLAKCTRKKIVKRCSIETLKSDNTDF from the exons ATG AATGGCCAAGAAATGCTATTTTTGTACGTCACTGTTGCATTTATGCCCAACATCTTGGGATTTCCAAAGAAAATTCCTATCG GGGGTTTATTCGATAGCGACGAGATGATTCAAAAAGCGTTCGAGATGTCAGTCGAAGCGGTGAACAGAAACATTACTACCTTCGAACAAGCCATGAACGTATCATTAATATCCAAATCCGAGAAAGTCAACAAGGATACATTCCATGTAGCAAACATAG CGTGCGAGTTGTTAAGTAGCAAAGTGGCTGGAATATTCGGTCCTCAGGATAAATCGACGGCAAGTCATATTCAAAGTATGTGCGATACTTTGGACATACCTCATATTGCTGCCAGATGGGATCCCAAACCGAAACGTGGTAATACGATAAACCTGTATCCACATCCGGACAAACTCTCTATG gtTTTTTATGATCTAGTAAAGGAGTATAAGTGGAAGGAGTACGCAATACTTTACGACAACACTGATAGCCTGATTCGCATTAATCGGCTACTAAAATTGGCAAACGCAAATACCGCGTCCGCGATGGTGTTTCACTTGGGTAGCGGACCAAATTTTAG GCAAGCCATGAAAGAAGTCAAAATGTCTGGCTACAGAAATATCATAATCGACTGCACGTACGATATTCTTGGCACTGTTCTCGAGCAGGCACAACAAGTTGGAATAATGTCAGAAAGGCATAGAGTAATTATTACTTCTTTG GATCTTCAAACTCTGGATTTAGAACCGTACAAATATTCAGGAGTGAATATAACTGGCATACGTTTAATCGATCCGGAAAGCTCCGTTGTACGACATACACTTGAATCTCAGCCTGTTAAATGGAACTTGACGGACGGTTCCCACTTAAGGGTGGAAGCGGCACTCGCTTACGATGCAGTGCAACTTTTCGCGAGTGGTTACACGCGACTACGCGACAGCATCAAGGGAAACCTCAAGAAGCTATTTTGCAACCGCAGGGAAACTTGGGGGCACGGCTTCAGCTTGAGTAATTACATGCGAAAT gagCGAATACATGGATTAACAGGCATGATAAAGTTTGATACCGCAGGATTCCGGAGCGAATTCCAACTGGATATCGTAACTCTAAGTAATAAAGGGTTGGAAAAGATCGGAAAATGGGAGACGAACCTTGGTATACATTGGAAATCGggatatataatttctgaagaagatgaagaaaaaacATTACGTGACACACATTTTGTTGTCCTGATATCGTTA ACAGATCCGTACGGAATGCTTAAGGAATCAGCTTCTATATTGACTGGAAACGATCGATACGAGGGTTTTGCGGTCGATATAATTCACGAAATGAGCAAGATCCTAGGATTTAATTACACCCTTGAAGTTCAGATTGACAACGCGTATGGATCGTTAAACCCAATGACGGGCAAGTGGGACGGCATGATAGCAAGACTACTATCAGGC GAAGCAGATTTAGCGATCACGGATTTGACGATCAcgtcagagagagaaagcgcggTGGATTTTACAAGTCCGTTCATGAATTTAG gTATAAGCGTTCTCTACAGAAAACCAACGAGCGCTCCTCCAAGCTTGCTGTCCTTCCTGGGGCCGTTCTCGAAGGAAGTTTGGCTGCACCTGATCGCGGcgtacgtcgtcgtcgtggcggTGTTATACATTATCGGCAGACTCTGTCCCAGAGAATGGAAAAATCCGTATCCGTGCATCAAAGAGCCGGAAGTATTTGAAACACCCTTCACTTTGGAAGACACCCCGTTCCTCGTGATTGGAGCTATACTGAAGGCGCCTACCGGATTAGCACCTGC AGGAATTTCAACAAGAGCCTTGGCTGTTGCATGGTGGTTCTTCGCTCTTATCATAACTTCGACTTATCTGGCTAATCTGGCAGCCGCATTAGCTACAAAATCCGTGGTATGGCCCTTCGAGGTGGCGGAGCAGCTAGCTTatcaacataaaattaaatacggCGCAAAGAAGAAAGGGTCAAGCCTCAACTTCTTCAAA gaTTCCTCGCATGAACCGTACATGATTATGTATAAGTACATGATGGATAATGCTGACGAAGTGCTTCTGGAAACGAACGAGGACGGTGTGAGAAAGGTACAGCAAGAAAATTACGCATTTATCATGGAGTCCTCGACAATCGAGTATAACAAGCAGAGAAAATGTAACATAACGCAGGTCGGTGGTCTTTTGGACGCCAAGGGCTATGGAATAGCCATGAGGAAAG GAGTGCCTTACCGCACGGATCTGAGCGGCGCCGTATTAAAGATGCAAGAAAGCGGCATGATGAACGAGCTGCAGCTTAAATGGTGGAAACAGAAGCGAGGTGGCAACGTGTGCGAA GAAAAACCGCCAGTCACGGTCGAACCATTAAACTTTGAAGATGTCGGTGGAGTGTTTCTAATTATGATAAGTGGCGTTATGTCGTCCTGGATTTTCGCAGGATTGTCGTTCCTGTGGAACATTCGAAACAACGCGATCAAACAtaac GTGTCTTATAAAGAAGAATTTCTAGAGGAGTTAAAATTCTTAGCCAAATGCACTAGGAAGAAGATCGTCAAGAGATGTTCCATCGAGACACTTAAAAGCGATAACACTGATTTCTAA